GCGGCCACCGCTGGCCTGGCCCCTGCCAAAGGGCAGGACCAGCCCCTGTAAAGGCAGCGGTGACAGAGCTCAGGCTCAGTTCTGTCACTGGAATTGCCAGTGGAGAGATCTCCTGGAGCAGACAGGAGCTGAAAGGAGTGGAAGATCCCCTGGAGCGGAGTGCAAGGTACTGGTGGGAACAGGTCTTGAGTGGACAGGAGCTGACGGGACCACTGTCCTTCCTCCCCACAGGGTGCTCCGTGCTCCTTGGAAGATGGATTACGCCAAATCCCTGAGCCAGCGCCTGGCTGTCCCCGTCTCCAAGTAAGTGCCGTGGAGCCCCTGTCCCCAGGATGGGGACATCGCATCAGAGCCCTCCCTGCTTCCCggggtgctggcactgccagggggTGGTGCTGGCTCTCAGGACACCCCGATCCCTGTATCCCTTCCCAGATGTGTCTCAGCCAGTGCCTCCATgacccagcagctgctggcgGGCCCGGCCCCACCGCCCCGGCCCTACCGCGTGTGCAACTGGGACCGCAGCCTGCGCAAGGGCGTCATGGCCCCAAGCCTCGCcgagctgctgtgccaggtctgtctgtctgtctgtctgtccggGCTCTGGCTGTCCGTCCAGGGACcgtccccagccctgctcacccccAGCCCCGTTGCAGGCTCAGAGCGCCCTGGCCCTGCCGGCGCCCATCGTGCTGGTGCTGGATGAGGACGGCACCGCGGTGGAGACGGAGTCGTTCTTCCGGACGCTGGAGGAGGGCACGGCACTGATGGCCCTGAGCAAGGAGCAGACCTGGACTGCCCCCAAGGTGAGGGGATCCCTgagaggggcaggaggctgGTTTTGTCCTGTCTGGCCCACACTGGAGGTGGGACTGGGAGGGTGGGGTGCACCGGGTGACCGTGGTCCCGCTCTTTCTTAGACACGTGGCTACCAGGTGAGCCTGTCCCGCAAGCCCCCGCGCAGGATCGACGTCGCCTGCGTCACCTTCGACCTGTACAAGACCAACCCGAAGGACCTGGGCTGCCTCAACGTCAAAGCCACCCTGTATGGCACCTACAGCATGTCCTATGACCTGCGCTGCTACGGGGCCCGGCGCCTGGTGAAGTGAGCACGGGGGGCTGGGGACACTCCGGGAGCAGGGACACTGCCCAGCCCCTCCGTGGCATGCTGACCCctttctccctgcccagggaagccCTGCGCTGGACACTGTTCACCATGCAGGCCACGGGCCACGTCCTGCTGGGCACCTCGTGCTacatgcagcagctgctggacgCCACcgaggaggagcagaaggaagaggagaagagcCCTGTCCCCCTTCAGaacctcctgccctgcagcctccctgccctACCCTACAAGAAGATGCTGCAGTGAGGGCTGGCTGGCCTGGCCTGTCCCCTCCTCTGTCCCCCCAGCCCTCGGGGGTCCCAGCACCCCACTAGGTCAATGCCTGGGCAGAGGCTGCCGTGGTGGCACAACCTCTCCTTGCACTCCGCTGGCTGAGTGTGGCCAGATCTGCTCTGGAATAGCTGCTGctctgtaaatatatttatttaagtCAAGTTCTCCTGCATTCAGCTGCGTCTTGTGTCATCTTTGTGGGGGGGACACCCAGGACACGCAGCCCTTGCACTGCTTGGCACGCTGAGGTGGTGGTGTAAGAGGTGAGAGGAGGGGACCTGTCGCAAGTGCTTCCCCAGGGGAACTGCTGCCTTCatcaccctcctcctccctggcacCAGAGCCTGTCTCCCAccccctggcactgcagccacCCACAACATGGTGACGGGGCAAATCCCAAAGCCCCTGGCCTGTGGCAGCTGGCGCCACGCCTGTCCTTGCTCCTTTTAACAGGATGAAAgatttccctgctccttgtgTCCCTGActgtgcagggctggcacagaAGGACAGC
This genomic interval from Corvus cornix cornix isolate S_Up_H32 chromosome 11, ASM73873v5, whole genome shotgun sequence contains the following:
- the CIDEC gene encoding cell death activator CIDE-3, which translates into the protein MDYAKSLSQRLAVPVSKCVSASASMTQQLLAGPAPPPRPYRVCNWDRSLRKGVMAPSLAELLCQAQSALALPAPIVLVLDEDGTAVETESFFRTLEEGTALMALSKEQTWTAPKTRGYQVSLSRKPPRRIDVACVTFDLYKTNPKDLGCLNVKATLYGTYSMSYDLRCYGARRLVKEALRWTLFTMQATGHVLLGTSCYMQQLLDATEEEQKEEEKSPVPLQNLLPCSLPALPYKKMLQ